A window of the Bacteroides thetaiotaomicron VPI-5482 genome harbors these coding sequences:
- a CDS encoding cell division protein FtsQ/DivIB: protein MVKRILLSIVMLMLIAYLGIAITAFNRKPANQTCRDVELVIKDTTYAGFITKEEVKGILQHKGIYPIGKKMERISTKSLERELSKHPLIDEAECYKTPSGKVCVEVTQRIPILRIMSANGENYYLDNKGTVMPPEAKCVAHRAIVTGNVEKSFAMKDLYKFGVFLQNNKFWDAQIEQIHVLPDRNIELVPRVGDHLVYLGKLENFENKLARLKEFYQKGLNQVGWNKYSRISLEFSNQIICTKRESNK, encoded by the coding sequence ATGGTAAAGAGAATCCTTCTATCTATCGTCATGTTGATGCTTATCGCCTACCTCGGCATAGCCATCACCGCTTTCAACCGCAAGCCTGCCAACCAGACCTGCCGTGACGTAGAACTGGTCATCAAGGATACCACTTATGCCGGCTTCATCACCAAAGAAGAAGTGAAAGGCATCCTCCAGCATAAAGGTATCTACCCTATCGGGAAAAAGATGGAGCGCATCTCTACCAAGTCGCTGGAACGGGAACTGAGCAAGCATCCGCTGATCGACGAAGCGGAATGCTACAAAACACCCAGCGGCAAAGTCTGCGTAGAAGTGACACAACGTATACCGATATTACGCATCATGAGTGCCAACGGAGAGAATTATTACCTTGATAATAAAGGAACCGTCATGCCGCCGGAAGCAAAATGCGTCGCACATCGGGCAATTGTCACCGGAAACGTAGAAAAGTCGTTTGCAATGAAGGATTTATATAAGTTTGGTGTATTTTTGCAAAACAATAAGTTCTGGGACGCCCAGATAGAACAAATCCATGTGTTGCCCGACCGCAACATCGAACTGGTACCTCGTGTAGGCGACCACCTCGTCTATCTCGGCAAACTTGAAAACTTTGAAAACAAACTGGCACGCCTGAAAGAATTCTACCAAAAAGGACTCAATCAGGTAGGCTGGAACAAATATTCACGCATCAGTCTTGAATTCAGCAACCAGATTATCTGTACGAAGAGAGAGAGTAATAAGTAA
- the ftsA gene encoding cell division protein FtsA gives MATTEFIAAIELGSSKITGVAGRKNSDGSMQILAYAQEDSSTFIRKGVIFNLDKTAQSLTSIINRLEGELKNSIAKVYVGIGGQSLRTVRNVVSRDLEEEAIISEELVNAIGDENVAIPVVDMDILDVAPQEYKVGNNLQANPVGLVGSHIEGRFLNIVARSSVRKNLEHCFQQAKIDIADQLIAPLVTANAVLTESERRSGCALIDFGADTTTISVYKNNILRFLTVLPLGGNSITRDITTLQMEEEEAERLKKTYGDALYEEDESEEPATCKLEDESRTVELGKLNNIIEARAEEIIANVWNQIQISGYEDKLLAGIILTGGAANLKNLEEMLRRRSKIEKIRMAKLPRNTVHAPSNILKKDGSQNTLFGLLFEGNQNCCLIETAPQIPVTPATPRPEPEIHKTVDMFEDDQELKEQARLARLKKEEEEKEARAAAKEAERLRKQKEKEEKERRKREAGPSWIQRKIDSLTKEIFSDDDMK, from the coding sequence ATGGCAACAACAGAATTTATCGCCGCTATTGAACTTGGTTCATCGAAGATAACCGGTGTGGCCGGAAGAAAGAACAGTGACGGAAGCATGCAGATACTGGCATACGCCCAGGAAGACTCTTCAACGTTTATCCGCAAAGGAGTGATCTTCAATCTGGACAAGACAGCACAAAGCCTGACTTCTATCATCAACAGACTGGAAGGTGAGTTGAAAAACTCAATCGCCAAGGTATACGTAGGCATTGGCGGACAATCCCTCCGCACAGTCCGCAACGTAGTAAGTCGCGACCTCGAAGAAGAAGCGATTATCTCGGAAGAGCTGGTAAACGCTATCGGCGATGAGAACGTAGCGATTCCGGTAGTCGATATGGATATACTGGACGTAGCGCCGCAAGAATACAAAGTCGGCAATAATCTGCAAGCCAACCCGGTGGGACTGGTAGGAAGCCACATCGAAGGACGTTTCCTCAATATCGTCGCCCGCTCTTCCGTACGGAAGAATCTGGAACACTGCTTCCAGCAGGCAAAGATCGATATTGCCGACCAACTGATCGCACCACTGGTAACAGCCAATGCCGTGCTGACCGAGAGCGAACGCCGTTCGGGCTGCGCACTCATCGACTTCGGAGCTGATACCACCACTATTTCGGTTTATAAAAACAACATTCTCCGCTTCCTGACAGTGCTGCCGCTGGGAGGAAACAGCATCACCCGCGACATCACCACCCTGCAAATGGAGGAAGAAGAAGCGGAACGTCTGAAGAAAACTTACGGAGACGCCCTATACGAAGAAGACGAAAGCGAAGAGCCCGCCACCTGCAAGCTCGAAGATGAAAGCCGCACAGTCGAACTGGGCAAGCTCAACAACATCATCGAGGCACGTGCCGAGGAAATCATCGCCAACGTATGGAACCAGATTCAAATCTCCGGCTACGAAGACAAACTGCTGGCCGGCATCATCCTCACAGGTGGAGCCGCCAACCTAAAGAATCTGGAAGAAATGCTTCGCAGACGCTCGAAGATAGAAAAGATAAGAATGGCGAAACTGCCTCGCAACACCGTTCACGCTCCCAGCAATATACTGAAGAAGGACGGTTCGCAGAACACCCTGTTCGGACTTCTGTTCGAAGGCAACCAGAACTGCTGCCTGATAGAAACCGCTCCCCAGATACCGGTCACTCCCGCCACTCCCCGACCGGAGCCAGAAATTCACAAGACCGTAGATATGTTTGAGGACGATCAGGAACTGAAAGAGCAAGCCCGACTGGCACGCCTCAAGAAAGAAGAGGAAGAGAAAGAAGCACGGGCAGCCGCCAAGGAAGCTGAAAGACTCCGCAAGCAGAAGGAGAAAGAAGAGAAAGAAAGACGCAAGAGAGAAGCCGGTCCCAGTTGGATTCAACGCAAGATCGACTCCCTGACCAAGGAAATCTTCTCTGACGACGATATGAAATAA
- the murC gene encoding UDP-N-acetylmuramate--L-alanine ligase yields the protein MNIETIKSVYFVGAGGIGMSALVRYFLSKGKVVAGYDRTPTPLTENLIAEGAQIHYEENVRLIPEACKDKESTLVVLTPAVPQEHEELVYFRNNGFEIQKRAQVLGTITHSSKGLCVAGTHGKTTTSTMTAHLFHQSHIECTAFLGGISKNYGTNLLLSQKSPYTVIEADEFDRSFHWLSPYMSVITATDPDHLDIYGTEKAYLESFEHYTTLIQPGGALIIRKGISLQPKVQAGVRVYTYSRDEGDFHAENIRIGNGEIFIDFVAPDTRINNIQLGVPVSINIENGVAAMALAHLNGVTDEEIRQGMNSFRGVDRRFDFKIKNDQVVFLSDYAHHPSEIKQSVLSIRELYKDKKITAIFQPHLYTRTRDFYQDFADSLSLLDEVILVDIYPARETPIPGVTSKLIYDNLRPGIEKSMCKKEEILNILKDKNIEVLITLGAGDIDNYVPEIKKELEKMKNEERRTKN from the coding sequence ATGAATATTGAAACGATCAAATCAGTCTACTTTGTCGGTGCCGGAGGCATCGGTATGAGTGCGCTTGTCCGCTATTTCCTTTCCAAAGGAAAAGTGGTAGCCGGATACGACCGCACCCCGACTCCATTGACTGAAAACCTCATCGCCGAAGGCGCACAAATACATTACGAAGAAAACGTACGACTGATTCCGGAAGCCTGCAAAGACAAAGAAAGCACTTTAGTCGTATTGACCCCCGCCGTTCCGCAGGAACACGAAGAATTGGTTTATTTCCGCAACAACGGATTCGAAATACAAAAACGCGCGCAAGTACTGGGAACGATCACTCATTCCAGCAAAGGTCTGTGTGTAGCCGGCACTCATGGCAAGACAACCACTTCTACCATGACCGCCCACCTATTCCACCAATCGCACATAGAATGTACCGCTTTCCTCGGAGGCATCTCCAAGAATTACGGCACCAATCTGCTACTCTCTCAGAAAAGCCCTTATACCGTCATCGAAGCAGACGAGTTCGACCGCTCTTTCCATTGGCTGTCCCCTTATATGTCTGTCATCACTGCCACAGACCCCGATCATCTGGACATCTACGGAACAGAAAAGGCATACCTCGAAAGCTTCGAACATTATACAACACTGATCCAGCCGGGCGGTGCACTGATTATCCGAAAAGGTATCTCACTACAACCGAAAGTACAGGCCGGAGTCCGTGTCTATACCTATTCGCGTGACGAAGGAGACTTCCACGCCGAGAATATCCGCATCGGAAACGGTGAAATCTTCATCGACTTCGTTGCCCCCGACACACGTATCAACAATATCCAACTGGGAGTTCCGGTAAGCATTAACATCGAGAATGGTGTAGCCGCCATGGCACTCGCCCACCTCAACGGAGTGACCGACGAAGAGATCAGACAAGGAATGAACAGCTTCCGCGGTGTAGACCGCCGGTTCGATTTCAAGATCAAGAATGACCAGGTAGTCTTTCTGAGCGACTACGCCCATCATCCCTCTGAAATCAAACAGAGCGTGCTGTCTATCCGCGAACTCTATAAAGACAAGAAGATCACAGCCATCTTCCAGCCGCACCTGTACACCCGTACCCGCGACTTCTATCAGGACTTTGCCGATAGCCTGTCACTACTGGACGAAGTCATTCTGGTAGACATCTATCCGGCTCGTGAGACACCGATCCCCGGTGTCACCAGCAAGCTGATATACGACAACCTCCGTCCGGGCATCGAAAAAAGTATGTGCAAAAAGGAAGAAATACTGAACATTCTGAAAGATAAAAACATTGAAGTATTAATAACTCTGGGAGCCGGAGACATAGACAATTATGTCCCCGAAATAAAGAAAGAACTGGAAAAAATGAAGAACGAAGAGCGAAGAACGAAGAACTAA